A genomic segment from Gavia stellata isolate bGavSte3 unplaced genomic scaffold, bGavSte3.hap2 HAP2_SCAFFOLD_1143, whole genome shotgun sequence encodes:
- the LOC132321692 gene encoding cytochrome P450 2C16-like — MEPVGTITVVLLLILVATTIVARWKKEQRSQNYPPGPPALPLIGNLLQVRAADTCKTFRKLSEKYGPVFSLRFGSERVVVVFGYEVVREVLVNRGDEFTDRGRFPLAEKSNKDLGIFMSNGEMWTQTRRFTLTTLRDFGMGKRSVEEQVQEETAMLLQELERTKGRPFDPAMLLSAAVGNAICRILFGERFGYDDEEYRHVLRRLAENFQVESSIAGQLYNILPGLMDRLPGPHHTLFRNNSFIQDFLAKKVAEHEATLDLAAPRDFVDAFLRRMEQEKGKPGTAFRRDNMQTTVFDMFVAGTESTSITLRYCLMLLLEHPEVAGKVQEEIERVLGRERPPTLRDRGVMPYTEAVLHEAQRYLDLVPLGFIRTVKRDTPLGGFTIPKGCTIYPVLSSALRDPRHFENPEAFDPRHFLDEKGGFKRSEAFLPFSAGKRMCLGESLARTQLFLFLTAILQRFQLRHPPGRPPRLDLRPQVSGIMNIPRPAQLCFCPR, encoded by the exons ATGGAGCCGGTGGGCACCATCACCgtcgtcctcctcctcatcctggtGGCCACGACCATCGTGGCCCGGTGGAAAAAGGAGCAGCGGAGCCAAAATTACCCGCCGGGGCCACCGGCGCTGCCGCTCATCGGGAACCTACTGCAGGTCAGGGCTGCCGACACCTGCAAGACCTTCCGCAAG CTGAGCGAGAAGTATGGCCCCGTCTTCTCCCTGCGCTTTGGCTCGGAGCGGGTGGTGGTGGTCTTCGGCTACGAGGTGGTGCGGGAGGTGCTGGTGAACCGCGGGGACGAATTCACCGACCGGGGGCGGTTCCCGTTGGCGGAGAAAAGCAACAAGGATCTCGGCATCTTCATGAGCAACGGGGAGATGTGGACGCAGACCCGGCGCTTCACCCTCACCACGCTGCGGGACTTCGGCATGGGCAAGAGGAGCGTGGAGGAGCAGGTCCAGGAGGAGACGGCgatgctgctgcaggagctggagcggACCAAAG GGCGGCCCTTCGACCCCGCCATGCTGCTGAGCGCAGCCGTGGGCAATGCCATCTGCCGCATCCTCTTCGGCGAGCGCTTCGGCTACGATGACGAGGAGTACCGGCACGTCCTCCGGCGCCTCGCCGAAAATTTCCAAGTGGAGAGCTCCATCGCCGGGCAG CTCTACAACATCCTGCCCGGCCTGATGGACCGCCTGCCCGGCCCCCACCACACCTTATTCCGGAACAATTCCTTCATCCAAGACTTCTTGGCCAAGAAGGTGGCGGAGCACGAGGCCACCCTGGATTTGGCGGCGCCCCGGGATTTCGTGGATGCTTTTCTCCGCAGGATGGagcag GAGAAGGGGAAGCCCGGGACGGCTTTCAGGCGTGACAACATGCAGACGACGGTGTTCGACATGTTCGTGGCGGGGACGGAGAGCACCAGCATCACCCTCCGCTACTGCctgatgctgctgctggagcaccCCGAGGTGGCAG GGAAGGTGCAGGAGGAGATCGAGCGGGTGCTGGGGCGGGAGCGGCCCCCCACCCTGCGGGATCGGGGGGTCATGCCCTACACCGAGGCCGTGCTCCACGAGGCGCAGCGGTACCTGGACCTGGTTCCTCTGGGATTCATCCGGACGGTGAAGCGGGATACGCCGTTGGGCGGCTTCACCATTCCCAAG ggctgcaccATCTACCCCGTCCTGAGCTCGGCGCTGCGCGACCCGCGGCACTTCGAAAACCCCGAAGCCTTCGACCCCCGCCACTTTCTGGATGAAAAGGGGGGGTTCAAGAGGAGCGaagccttcctccccttctccgCAG GGAAGCGTATGTGCTTGGGGGAGAGCCTGGCGCGGACgcagctcttcctcttcctcaccgCCATCTTGCAGCGCTTCCAGCTGCGGCacccccccggccgccccccccgcctcgACCTGCGCCCCCAAGTCAGCGGCATCATGAACATCCCCCGGCCCgcccagctctgcttctgcccCCGCTGA